The Pirellulales bacterium genomic interval GTCGGGGTGCCCTGGCTCGGATGGACCTGTGGCCAATGCCCCTATTGCCGCGCCGGAAAAGAAAATCTTTGCGACAATGCACGCTTTACTGGCTATCAATTGGATGGGGGCTACGCCGACTACGTTCTGTCCGATGCCCGCTATTGCTTCCCGATTCCCGAGCGATTTAGCGATGTCGAAGCAGCGCCGCTATTGTGCGCCGGCCTGATCGGTTATCGCTCGCTACGGCTGGCTGGCGACGGACGCAAGCTTGGCTTTTATGGCTTCGGGGCGGCTGGCCACATCGTCGCGCAAGTGGCCGCATTTCAGAAGCGCGAAGTGTATGCCTTCGTGCGCCCGGGCGACCGTGCAGGCGAGAATTTTGCCCGGCAACTCGGCGCTGTTTGGGCCGGCCCATCGGATCAATTGCCGCCGGTGGAGCTCGATGCGGCGATTATTTTCGCCCCAGTCGGACCGCTGGTTCCAACCGCATTGCGCGCTGTGCGTAAAGGGGGCATCGTGGTCTGCGCGGGCATCCACATGAGCGACATTCCCTCGTTTCCCTACGAGATTCTTTGGGGAGAACGGATGGTCCGCTCCGTCGCCAATCTGACGCGCCAAGACGGCGTCGAATTCATGAAAATCGCCGGCGAAATTCCGCTCCGAATCGAAACCCAGCCTTTTCCGCTCTCAAGCGCCAACGAAGCCCTCGCCGCGCTTCGCGCAGGGAAAGTCCACGGAGCCGCCGTGCTCGTCGTGGAGTAAGCGTATCGCTCGACAATCGCACGCGGCATATAAATGGAACATGATGAGCACACTTGCCAGGCTTTCCGTTCCCGAATACGAGAGGATCGTCGCCACCGGCGTTTTCGACGGGAAGAACAAGCGCCGGATCGAACTGATTTGGGGAGAATTGCGCCTGATGAACCCAATCGGTTCGGAGCACGCGATGGCCGTCGATTAGCTGAACGCCTGGAGCTTCGCCGCGACGCCTCGAGCGTCGGTTTGGATTCGA includes:
- a CDS encoding zinc-dependent alcohol dehydrogenase family protein, which encodes MKAMLLEQPRQPLRFADVATPTSSPGKLLIRVRACGVCRTDLHVVDGELTQPKFPLVPGHEVVGIVEAIGDGVQGFSVGARVGVPWLGWTCGQCPYCRAGKENLCDNARFTGYQLDGGYADYVLSDARYCFPIPERFSDVEAAPLLCAGLIGYRSLRLAGDGRKLGFYGFGAAGHIVAQVAAFQKREVYAFVRPGDRAGENFARQLGAVWAGPSDQLPPVELDAAIIFAPVGPLVPTALRAVRKGGIVVCAGIHMSDIPSFPYEILWGERMVRSVANLTRQDGVEFMKIAGEIPLRIETQPFPLSSANEALAALRAGKVHGAAVLVVE